Sequence from the uncultured Draconibacterium sp. genome:
TTTTCGTAAAACTTTGCCAGCCCAAAATAAAAGCCCATGGTAATTCCAAAAATAGCATGAGCCGGTACGGCAGTTATTGCCCGTACAATTCCGGTACTTAATCCACCATCCATTACGTAAAGTATATTCTCAACGGCGGCAAATCCCAGCGATACGTATACGGCATAAACAATCCCATCGAACTTTTCGTTGAACTCCGGGCTTTTCCATATCAGCAGATACAAAGCCAGGTATTTAAACAGCTCTTCCGAAAAAGCAGCAACGGCAAATGCTTTCCATGCCGCGGCAAACAACCACGGAAACTGCAGCGTAAACTGGTCTAATAAACGTTCGAGAAATAATATGGGAATTACTGTTAATCCTCCGGCCAGCAAAGCAAACAGCAACAATCGCAAAGGTTCCTTTTCATATTTGTCGCGGAAATAAATATATACCGCAATAATAACCACAGGAGCCAACGCAAGTACCA
This genomic interval carries:
- a CDS encoding PrsW family glutamic-type intramembrane protease, which gives rise to MNLLVLALAPVVIIAVYIYFRDKYEKEPLRLLLFALLAGGLTVIPILFLERLLDQFTLQFPWLFAAAWKAFAVAAFSEELFKYLALYLLIWKSPEFNEKFDGIVYAVYVSLGFAAVENILYVMDGGLSTGIVRAITAVPAHAIFGITMGFYFGLAKFYEKQRQSLKQKALLFPILLHGIYDFILFTEIGWLTIVFVGFVVYLYISGLKRMRELSKQSIYNTDYDLLNEKLSNTKP